The sequence CAGCGACGACTTGCCCGGAAGGCCGTTGGCAGCGAGTCCGCTGTAGCCGAGGGATTCCTGCCACCGCGCGTACGCCGACCGCGTCGCCGTGCCGAAGTGCCCGTCCACGTACTGGCGCGCGAGCAGTCCCCGGGCGGCGAGCGCCTCTTCCACCAGTTGCACGCTCGGCCCCGCCCCCGGCGTGAGGCCGGTGCCGGTCTTCACAGGGTCCAGTTGCGCGGCGAGGACCACCATTTCCATGTCGGCCGTCGCGGCGCTCGCGGCGGCGACGTGGGGGACGAGCACGGCCGCCGCCGCGGCCCCGGGGACCACTGCGAGGAACCGGCGGCGATCGAGGTGTTTCGACATGGCCTCACCGTGGGACATGTGCGTACATTTCTCGTACAAACCGGCTCCTACCTCGGGTTTTCGCTCGTTGGCGGGGTCATGAAGTTGACAGGAACCACCGTTCACGGCCGTACCGGAAGCCGGTCGAGGTGGGCCGAGGTGCACTGCCGGGGCGCGTTCACCGGGTTGCACCGGGCTGGGGTGCCGCCGGGAATGCGGGCCACGTAGTCGCTCTGGTGCCTCGCGGCGAGGCCCACGGCGGGGAAGTCGGTGCTGATGATCTGCGCGCCGCTGGACAGTGCGGCCTCCAGGCGCGAGGTATCGCCTGACCGGGCCTCGTGGAAGGGCACGTCGGCGCGCGTGCGCACGAGGTAGCCCTCCCGCACCAGCGCGCGGATCTCCTCCTCGCCCGAACCGGTGGGGTCGTTGCGCTGAACGTAGGCGGCGTCGGGGTCACCGGGGCTCGCGTTGGTGAAGAGAACCCTGCCTTCGAGGTTCGGCCTGCCCTTGAGGTAGTTGTCCCGTGCGGGTCCACGGCTGTTGTCCATCAGGAACAGCACCGTGCCGCGCGACTCCCGCAGCGTCGGCCAGCCTCGGGAGAGCACCGACTCCTCCAGGGTGCGGCCGGGAACGCGGAGGTCGTCGGGTGTGATCATGTCGTCCTCGCCGAACACCGACCGGATCTCGGCGTCAACGGTGTCGAGGTTCGCCTCGTCCCACGGCGGGCTCGTGGGCCCGCCGAGCGCTTCCTTGGCGGGATCGGTCTGCTTGAACTCCAACATGATCACGATCGGGACGTGGCCAGGGTTGGCGTCCGAGAAGTCGCGGACCTGCCGAAGGCAGTCCACCAAGGTGGCGCACGACGTACCGTAGTCGTGGTCGGCCCAGTGCAGCACCTTGGTGCCGGGACGCCGCATCCGAGGGTCGTCGATCGGTCCGAGCCCGGCGTCCCTGCGCACCAGCGGCTCGGTGTAGAGGCCGCCATCGGGATCGGGGAAGACATCGAGTTCGATGCTGCGGACGGCCTGCTCGCGAAGCTGGTCCGACAGCGACGCGTGGGAGTAGGCGAGGTTCCACCAGTTGCGGTCGGTGAGCTGCTGAACCGCTTTCTCCTCGTCGGTGAGTTCGCGGTGGTAGCTGTTGTGGGTGCCGACGGCTTGGATCTGGTTCAGCCGGACGACCTCGCCGGTCGGCGGGTTCTGGCCCGCGTCGCTGGACGCCGGCGTGAGAAGCAGACCGGTGGCGGCGGCGACCGCCGCCACGGCGAGAGGGGCGCGGAATCGGTGTGGAGGCATGGCCGCTCCTGTCACGACAAGATCATCTTTCGGGGGTGAATGGTGCGCGGCGTCGGTGAACGCCCAACAGCGGTGTCGTGGCCGCGGATCGACGGCTCGGCGACACGCGGGGTGATCACCTCACTGACCGTGGCAGGGCGGCGACCCTTCGAGTGATCTTGTGTCACGGCCGCCCGCGGCACGGGTGCGGTGAGTACAGAGAAGGGCGTGAGCGAAAACCACCACGCACGTCCATTCCGTGGATTCCGATCTCTCATCCCCGGCCTCGCCTGGTCACGACTCGTCCA comes from Saccharomonospora xinjiangensis XJ-54 and encodes:
- a CDS encoding phosphatidylinositol-specific phospholipase C1-like protein: MPPHRFRAPLAVAAVAAATGLLLTPASSDAGQNPPTGEVVRLNQIQAVGTHNSYHRELTDEEKAVQQLTDRNWWNLAYSHASLSDQLREQAVRSIELDVFPDPDGGLYTEPLVRRDAGLGPIDDPRMRRPGTKVLHWADHDYGTSCATLVDCLRQVRDFSDANPGHVPIVIMLEFKQTDPAKEALGGPTSPPWDEANLDTVDAEIRSVFGEDDMITPDDLRVPGRTLEESVLSRGWPTLRESRGTVLFLMDNSRGPARDNYLKGRPNLEGRVLFTNASPGDPDAAYVQRNDPTGSGEEEIRALVREGYLVRTRADVPFHEARSGDTSRLEAALSSGAQIISTDFPAVGLAARHQSDYVARIPGGTPARCNPVNAPRQCTSAHLDRLPVRP